In one Pseudarthrobacter sp. NBSH8 genomic region, the following are encoded:
- a CDS encoding Lrp/AsnC family transcriptional regulator: MARLEGDSGEVPLDDVDRRIIAELTRDGRMSVTQVAENVHISRAHAYTRIARLTGEGVLTKFTALVDPIKAGLKSSAYVTLKVSQHSWRELREQLSSIPEVHHIALVGGDFDVILLVRAIDNSDLRRVIFDQLQAMPGVQDTQTFLVFEDVDTR, encoded by the coding sequence TTGGCACGACTTGAGGGAGATTCCGGGGAGGTGCCCCTGGACGACGTGGACCGCAGGATCATCGCCGAGCTCACCCGGGACGGGCGGATGTCCGTGACGCAGGTGGCCGAGAACGTCCACATCTCCCGGGCCCACGCCTATACCCGCATCGCCAGGCTGACCGGCGAGGGTGTGCTGACTAAATTCACGGCGCTGGTGGACCCCATCAAGGCCGGGCTGAAGTCCTCCGCCTACGTGACACTCAAGGTAAGCCAACACTCGTGGCGTGAACTGCGCGAACAGCTCAGCTCCATCCCGGAGGTCCACCACATCGCGCTGGTGGGAGGCGATTTTGATGTGATCCTGCTGGTGCGCGCCATCGACAACTCCGACCTGCGCCGGGTGATTTTCGACCAGCTGCAAGCCATGCCGGGGGTCCAGGACACGCAGACTTTTCTGGTGTTTGAGGATGTTGATACGCGGTAG
- a CDS encoding acyltransferase has translation MGDLVTMSATKKRELRQLTGIRFVAALWVVLFHYQFQILGILPEAHAVWSLFNAGYMAVDLFFVLSGFIISYQYLGKFNSGRGDYKSFLWKRLARIYPVHIATLFVFVVMLVAGKMAGIGVGDPTQFTLWGAIKDVLLIRVWVGADIGWNYPAWSLSAEWLSYLLFPLIAGAVAVIARRGRATIIALIGLLVVLEGVGAGLIPSLNNMAVPAVRVLIGFTIGIAIYCLVRDRPQSNTAGWLGLLLLVGLILITPLVLEPPVRASVGVLLASAAIYFLAVGGGPAVRLLGSRVLEYGGRISFSMYMTHAIALIVLGKVFEIDSWVDRPLVLRIVAVAAHIVLAISAGAAAYHLVEKPAQRYMVRASGRRRASQPPAEQARDYAPVD, from the coding sequence ATGGGGGATCTGGTGACGATGTCTGCCACAAAAAAACGTGAACTTCGTCAACTTACCGGCATCCGTTTCGTCGCAGCGCTTTGGGTGGTGCTTTTCCACTACCAGTTTCAGATCCTCGGGATTCTTCCCGAGGCGCACGCTGTGTGGTCGTTATTCAATGCTGGGTATATGGCTGTTGATCTCTTCTTCGTGCTAAGCGGATTCATCATCAGCTACCAGTACCTCGGGAAATTCAACAGCGGGCGGGGCGATTACAAATCCTTCCTATGGAAGCGCTTAGCGAGGATTTATCCAGTCCACATAGCCACCTTGTTCGTGTTCGTCGTGATGCTGGTGGCTGGCAAGATGGCTGGTATCGGAGTCGGCGACCCAACACAGTTCACCTTGTGGGGGGCAATCAAGGACGTCCTGCTGATCCGGGTGTGGGTGGGGGCAGACATCGGCTGGAACTACCCAGCTTGGTCGCTAAGCGCCGAGTGGCTGTCGTATTTGCTCTTCCCCCTCATCGCTGGCGCCGTTGCCGTCATCGCTCGACGCGGACGTGCCACCATCATCGCTCTGATTGGCCTACTGGTTGTTCTTGAAGGTGTCGGCGCGGGGCTGATCCCTTCGCTGAACAACATGGCAGTCCCTGCCGTGCGTGTACTTATCGGCTTCACCATCGGGATAGCAATTTACTGTCTGGTCCGCGACCGGCCTCAGTCGAACACGGCGGGCTGGCTCGGCCTTCTTCTTCTCGTGGGCTTGATTCTGATCACTCCTCTGGTTTTGGAGCCGCCTGTCCGCGCCTCGGTCGGTGTCCTCCTGGCATCAGCGGCGATCTACTTCCTTGCTGTCGGTGGAGGCCCGGCAGTGCGTTTGCTGGGCTCGAGGGTGCTGGAGTACGGTGGCCGGATCTCCTTCAGCATGTACATGACTCATGCGATTGCCCTGATCGTACTCGGTAAGGTTTTCGAGATTGATTCATGGGTGGACAGGCCCCTTGTGCTACGCATTGTCGCCGTTGCCGCACACATCGTGCTTGCTATCAGCGCGGGTGCGGCGGCTTACCACCTAGTCGAGAAACCCGCCCAGCGGTACATGGTTCGGGCCAGCGGTCGCCGACGGGCCAGCCAACCGCCAGCCGAACAGGCCCGCGACTATGCACCTGTCGACTAG
- a CDS encoding RES family NAD+ phosphorylase, producing MVDQYPPDTATLRALGYEAKTIPAGSVLWRIHFTASWHVVPWNRLRTWGPVPGSRWEPHPLPPGDAAPLGAAYLGEDVLTCLAEVFQLTRFVDVDRDDPYVTAFSTKRDLVLADLTGDWLLPAGGSAQIAFGEKERTRAWARAIHETWPDVDGVYSLSAMALSRKVVTLWTEDAIPAAPEFSSPLNAPGIVSDVMAAAAKIRYTSNIVL from the coding sequence ATGGTAGACCAGTACCCGCCGGACACGGCTACCCTGCGGGCTCTGGGGTACGAAGCAAAGACGATACCGGCTGGCTCCGTGCTGTGGCGGATCCACTTCACCGCCTCGTGGCATGTGGTGCCGTGGAACCGCCTGCGCACCTGGGGGCCCGTGCCGGGCTCACGCTGGGAACCTCACCCGCTGCCGCCAGGTGATGCCGCGCCGTTGGGTGCCGCCTACCTCGGTGAGGACGTGCTGACGTGCTTGGCGGAGGTATTCCAGCTGACCCGTTTCGTCGACGTCGACCGCGACGACCCTTACGTCACTGCGTTTAGTACCAAGCGTGACCTGGTACTGGCCGACCTCACGGGAGACTGGCTGCTGCCGGCCGGCGGTTCGGCGCAGATCGCTTTCGGCGAGAAGGAGCGAACCCGAGCCTGGGCCCGTGCCATCCATGAGACGTGGCCGGACGTTGATGGCGTGTACTCCCTCTCGGCCATGGCCCTGAGCCGCAAGGTGGTGACACTGTGGACCGAGGACGCCATACCGGCCGCCCCAGAGTTCTCCTCACCCCTGAACGCGCCGGGCATCGTCTCCGATGTGATGGCAGCTGCTGCGAAGATCCGTTACACCAGCAACATCGTCCTCTGA
- a CDS encoding polysaccharide biosynthesis tyrosine autokinase: MDLHDYLRVLRRNWALILAITLASLLTGGAASVLVKPTYTAETQLFVAIQGSGSITEMQQGNTFSQARVQSYVKTVTTPVVLQPVIDDLGLTDSADELANRVKASADLNTVLISIAVADESPVQAAAAAQAIASSLVRAVDSLEKPKNGGTSPVSLSIITPAKAPVSPSSPNTRLNLFLSVLIGLAAGVGVSMLRSSLDNRIRGEADLRRVTDAPLLGGISFDQDATKKPLLTQSAPQSSRAESFRQLRTNLQFANVSGTAKSVLVTSSLPGEGKSTTATNLAIALAQAGQSVCLVDADLRRPMINEYLGLERNAGLTTALVRAADVNDLLQPWGDDSLYVLTSGEIPPNPSELLGSEAMGQLLGRLEHAFDIVVVDAPPLLPVTDAAVLSQQVGGVVVVIGSQAIKQPELEKSLGALQMVGANLLGVVLNLLPVKGPDAYAYSYNSYDSHGPNLPLRSRKKNAPPESRTLLETRLSEASEDRIPSSVSPVDSFKSEILSGQPRESASFPARFGERK, from the coding sequence TTGGATCTACACGATTATCTGCGCGTTTTGCGCCGCAACTGGGCTCTCATTCTGGCAATCACGCTGGCCAGCCTTTTGACGGGCGGCGCGGCCTCAGTGCTAGTTAAGCCAACCTACACGGCAGAAACGCAGTTATTCGTAGCCATTCAGGGCTCCGGAAGCATCACCGAGATGCAGCAGGGAAACACGTTCAGTCAGGCTCGGGTTCAGTCATACGTAAAGACCGTAACCACGCCTGTAGTCCTTCAGCCCGTCATCGACGACTTAGGTCTTACTGACTCCGCAGATGAGCTGGCCAATCGCGTAAAAGCGAGCGCCGATCTCAACACGGTCCTCATCAGCATTGCTGTCGCAGACGAGTCTCCCGTTCAGGCGGCGGCAGCTGCCCAAGCTATTGCGAGTAGCCTCGTGCGAGCAGTGGACAGTCTAGAGAAGCCAAAAAACGGCGGTACGTCACCTGTAAGCCTATCCATCATCACCCCCGCAAAAGCCCCCGTCTCTCCTTCGTCTCCCAACACGCGACTGAATCTTTTCCTAAGCGTTCTAATTGGTCTGGCTGCGGGCGTTGGAGTATCGATGTTGCGCAGCTCGCTCGACAATCGAATTCGCGGAGAAGCGGATTTGCGAAGAGTGACGGACGCACCCCTCCTCGGCGGCATCTCGTTCGATCAAGACGCCACAAAGAAACCCTTGCTGACACAGTCCGCCCCGCAAAGTTCGCGTGCTGAATCGTTTCGTCAGCTTCGCACGAACCTTCAATTCGCGAATGTCTCGGGCACGGCCAAATCTGTCCTGGTCACATCGTCGCTCCCTGGTGAAGGTAAAAGTACAACGGCAACAAACCTGGCAATCGCACTTGCCCAGGCGGGGCAATCAGTATGCCTAGTAGATGCCGATCTGCGTCGTCCAATGATTAATGAATATCTGGGCCTTGAGAGGAACGCAGGTTTAACAACAGCTTTGGTGCGGGCTGCTGACGTGAATGACTTATTGCAGCCCTGGGGGGACGATTCCCTGTATGTATTGACTTCCGGCGAGATTCCACCAAACCCGAGTGAGTTACTCGGGTCCGAAGCGATGGGCCAACTACTGGGACGACTTGAACATGCATTCGACATCGTTGTCGTCGACGCTCCACCGCTGCTGCCCGTAACTGACGCAGCGGTTCTATCGCAACAGGTTGGCGGAGTTGTCGTGGTAATTGGCTCACAGGCAATAAAACAGCCAGAGCTAGAGAAATCGCTAGGTGCACTTCAGATGGTTGGAGCCAACCTCCTGGGGGTCGTCCTGAACCTACTTCCCGTCAAGGGGCCTGACGCCTACGCATACAGTTACAACTCTTACGATTCGCATGGACCTAATCTTCCCTTGAGAAGCAGGAAAAAGAATGCGCCACCGGAGTCCCGAACTTTATTGGAGACGAGACTGTCAGAGGCGTCCGAAGATCGCATACCCTCATCCGTCTCTCCAGTGGATTCATTCAAGTCAGAAATCCTTAGTGGGCAACCGCGCGAGTCAGCCAGCTTCCCCGCACGATTTGGTGAGCGCAAATAG
- a CDS encoding glycosyltransferase, with product MIPSTTDNILASSYALAHLRRTTGLKVIYCHSPFRQIYSGVSDYFPSNPFAQRLVSILLASFRYLDKKAANEADVIIATNTIVADRIREFWGLDADAVIPPPIDTQSFHPVDAPKRTYFVWVGRIVEPYKRVGLLMDTLRDRPDLSLLVVGDGRDRLALEATAPSNVTFVGNKTGDELSDLIANAEALIFPSSDDFGMVPLEAMAAGTPVIGFSGGGARETVINGQTGVLFNEPTISSLSDAIDHFRTIRWDYEAIRSYSLQYGQEGFVEKMRAILKDALFTEKGI from the coding sequence ATGATCCCGTCAACCACCGATAACATTCTTGCGTCATCGTATGCGCTGGCACACCTGCGTCGCACGACGGGCCTGAAAGTAATCTACTGCCACTCACCGTTTAGACAGATTTACAGCGGAGTCAGCGACTACTTCCCGAGCAATCCGTTCGCCCAGAGATTAGTTTCTATACTCTTGGCCTCTTTTCGTTACCTAGACAAAAAGGCAGCGAATGAGGCGGATGTAATAATCGCGACGAACACTATAGTGGCGGATCGAATTAGGGAATTCTGGGGCCTAGATGCGGATGCTGTCATTCCTCCTCCCATTGATACTCAATCGTTTCACCCCGTAGATGCCCCCAAACGCACCTATTTTGTCTGGGTGGGGAGAATTGTGGAACCCTACAAGAGGGTTGGATTATTGATGGACACGCTTAGAGATCGGCCAGACCTTAGCCTACTTGTGGTCGGTGATGGTAGAGATCGACTAGCGCTTGAGGCAACAGCCCCGAGTAACGTCACATTTGTGGGGAATAAGACTGGCGATGAACTGAGTGATCTAATAGCAAATGCTGAAGCACTAATATTCCCCAGCAGTGACGACTTCGGAATGGTCCCCTTGGAAGCGATGGCCGCGGGAACGCCGGTCATCGGCTTCTCCGGCGGGGGCGCCCGTGAAACTGTGATTAATGGGCAAACTGGTGTCCTCTTCAACGAACCGACCATATCCAGTCTCAGCGACGCCATAGATCACTTCCGCACGATCCGGTGGGACTATGAGGCGATTCGCTCATATTCTCTGCAGTATGGTCAGGAAGGTTTTGTCGAAAAAATGCGCGCCATACTCAAAGACGCACTTTTCACCGAAAAAGGAATCTAA
- a CDS encoding acyltransferase, producing the protein MNFLLNRETPAETASPAAPLSGLLSGRQHALDGLRTVAVAGVFLFHTVAGFAPGGSIGVDVFFTLSGFVITLLIMKEYRATGRLRLRVFYAKRLARLWPALLVLCAVVVTGGLIFPSSGWGGQAADAIPAAGYVMNLSNFGAFGSSTGGGALSPTWTLAVEEQFYLIWPLLLLLMLRFWRVRTVAWVTAVLAAGFLVSRFVLVSGGASLARLYNGPDTRADELLLGCAVALVLSSIRPGSRFHGSLQAGVRRGGPFAALALVAAVFALKEPTTPGAWFDVFWTAGPTTLAILAGLVIGWLVLQPDGLISRVLSHRWLSGPGRDLSYGMYLWHLPVFILLIPLVPSLAVRVPLTAALTVLAAYGSFRFVEAPIRRWASRRLDPAVVRPVPERELAGAASEIRR; encoded by the coding sequence GTGAATTTTTTGTTAAACCGGGAAACCCCGGCAGAAACGGCAAGCCCGGCGGCGCCCCTATCCGGGCTGCTGTCCGGGCGGCAGCACGCACTCGATGGCCTGCGCACCGTCGCGGTGGCGGGAGTCTTCCTCTTCCACACCGTCGCCGGGTTCGCCCCCGGTGGATCCATTGGTGTTGACGTCTTCTTTACGCTTAGCGGCTTTGTGATCACTTTGCTGATCATGAAGGAGTACCGGGCCACGGGCCGGCTGCGCTTGCGCGTCTTCTACGCCAAGCGGCTCGCCCGGCTCTGGCCGGCGCTGCTGGTTCTGTGTGCTGTTGTTGTTACGGGCGGCCTGATCTTTCCGTCGTCCGGGTGGGGCGGTCAGGCAGCCGACGCCATTCCGGCCGCCGGCTACGTGATGAACCTGTCCAACTTCGGAGCCTTTGGTTCCTCGACCGGCGGCGGCGCGCTGAGCCCCACCTGGACCCTCGCTGTCGAGGAGCAGTTCTACCTGATCTGGCCGCTGCTCCTGCTGCTGATGCTGCGGTTCTGGCGGGTCCGCACGGTCGCCTGGGTCACTGCCGTCCTGGCGGCCGGGTTCCTGGTCTCGCGGTTCGTCCTGGTCTCCGGCGGGGCATCACTGGCCCGGCTGTACAACGGGCCCGATACCAGGGCTGACGAGCTGCTTCTGGGGTGCGCCGTGGCCCTGGTGTTGTCCTCCATCCGCCCGGGCTCCCGGTTCCATGGCTCGCTGCAGGCCGGTGTGCGCCGGGGCGGTCCGTTCGCGGCACTCGCCCTGGTGGCCGCCGTGTTCGCACTCAAGGAGCCCACCACACCCGGGGCCTGGTTTGATGTCTTCTGGACCGCCGGCCCCACCACCCTGGCGATACTGGCCGGGCTGGTCATTGGCTGGCTTGTCCTTCAGCCGGATGGCCTCATCTCAAGAGTCCTGAGCCACCGCTGGCTTTCCGGCCCGGGCCGGGACCTGTCCTATGGAATGTACCTCTGGCACCTGCCGGTCTTCATCCTGCTGATTCCCCTGGTGCCCTCACTCGCCGTCCGCGTACCGCTGACGGCAGCCCTGACAGTGCTGGCGGCTTACGGGTCATTCCGATTTGTGGAAGCACCCATCCGCCGCTGGGCCTCCAGAAGGCTGGATCCCGCCGTCGTCCGTCCCGTTCCGGAGCGGGAGCTGGCCGGGGCTGCTTCAGAGATCCGACGGTAG
- a CDS encoding acyltransferase — protein MLVLCAGVVMVGLVFPASGWGGQEADAIPAAGYVMNLSNFGAFGSSTGGGALSPAWTLAVEEQFYLVWPVLLLVMLRFWKVRTVAWITAVLAAGFLVSRFFLVSGGAPLARIYNGPDTRADELLLGCALALVLTSISPGSRLHISLQTGVRRFGPLAGLALLVAVFALKEPSEPGAWFHVIWTAGPTALAMLAALVIGWLVLQPDSLISKILGHRWLSGPGRDLSYGIYLWHLPVFILLIPLVPSLAVRVPLTAALTVLMAYGSFRFVETPIRRWASRKLEPAVVRPVPEPVQEPAQELAMAGASGK, from the coding sequence TTGCTGGTTCTTTGTGCTGGGGTGGTCATGGTCGGCCTGGTCTTTCCGGCATCGGGGTGGGGTGGCCAGGAAGCCGATGCTATTCCGGCGGCTGGCTATGTGATGAACCTGTCCAACTTCGGAGCCTTCGGTTCCTCCACCGGCGGCGGTGCGCTGAGCCCAGCGTGGACCCTCGCCGTCGAGGAGCAGTTCTACCTGGTCTGGCCAGTGCTCCTTCTGGTCATGCTGCGGTTCTGGAAGGTCCGCACTGTCGCGTGGATCACCGCCGTCCTGGCGGCCGGGTTCCTGGTTTCACGGTTCTTCCTGGTCTCCGGCGGGGCACCGCTGGCCCGCATTTACAACGGGCCGGACACGCGGGCCGACGAGTTGCTGCTGGGCTGCGCCTTGGCCCTGGTGTTGACGTCCATCAGCCCCGGGTCGCGGCTCCACATCTCGCTACAGACCGGGGTGCGTCGGTTCGGTCCACTGGCGGGACTCGCCCTGCTGGTCGCCGTGTTCGCTCTCAAGGAGCCCAGCGAGCCCGGAGCCTGGTTTCATGTCATCTGGACCGCCGGTCCGACTGCTTTGGCAATGCTGGCAGCGCTGGTCATCGGATGGCTTGTCCTTCAGCCTGACAGCCTGATTTCAAAGATCCTGGGCCACCGCTGGCTGTCCGGCCCGGGCCGGGACCTGTCCTATGGCATCTACCTCTGGCACTTGCCGGTCTTTATCCTGCTGATTCCGCTAGTTCCATCACTCGCCGTCCGCGTGCCTCTGACGGCAGCCCTGACCGTGCTGATGGCCTACGGGTCGTTCCGTTTTGTGGAAACACCTATCCGGCGCTGGGCCTCCAGAAAGTTGGAGCCCGCCGTCGTCCGTCCGGTTCCGGAGCCCGTGCAGGAGCCCGCCCAGGAACTGGCGATGGCCGGGGCGTCCGGGAAGTAA
- a CDS encoding dihydrolipoamide acetyltransferase family protein, with protein MSETKVFLLPDLGEGLTEAELVNWLVSVGDEIRVDQPIAEVETAKSMVEVPSPYAGTVTVLHGEPGQTLDVGKPLISVLPVGAEVSTGSTNDTPVEVSTGSTNESPVVEPVETQESGSGNVLIGYGTPGGGGAARRTRVPRAAVEPDAQKAADDLLLLRARVPGKLGAVISPLVRRMAREHGVDLGNVHGSGDSGLIMRRDVEAVIHPAAEVSLPTRPLTSQARSGNPAVVAPGSTTERPESRQARSPEVSTGSTTDPRTGLGISSRTPVKGVRKAVAATMSRSRAEIPEATVWVDVDATALMELRAGLKNSDPHTTPGLLAFIARFVTAGLKRFPDLNTRIETADDGAQEIVGFAGINLGFAAQTDRGLMVPSIRDADKLSARELDVEIRRLTAVVREGKATPEQLGSGTFTLNNYGVFGVDGSAAIINHPEVAILGVGRIIDKPWVVDGKLAVRKVTELTLTFDHRVCDGGTAAGFLRFVADAIEKPGSVLADI; from the coding sequence ATGAGTGAAACGAAAGTATTCCTGCTCCCGGACCTCGGCGAAGGCCTGACCGAAGCGGAGCTGGTCAACTGGCTGGTATCCGTGGGCGATGAGATCCGGGTGGACCAGCCCATTGCCGAAGTGGAGACGGCAAAGTCCATGGTGGAAGTCCCGTCCCCGTACGCCGGCACGGTGACGGTGCTCCACGGCGAGCCCGGCCAGACACTGGACGTGGGCAAGCCGCTCATCTCGGTGCTTCCGGTTGGGGCTGAGGTTTCGACAGGCTCAACCAACGACACTCCGGTGGAGGTTTCGACAGGCTCAACCAACGAAAGTCCGGTGGTTGAGCCTGTCGAAACCCAGGAATCGGGCTCCGGAAACGTGCTGATCGGCTACGGGACGCCTGGCGGCGGTGGCGCTGCCCGGCGGACCAGGGTCCCCCGGGCGGCGGTTGAGCCCGACGCCCAGAAGGCGGCCGATGACCTCCTGCTGCTCCGCGCAAGGGTCCCCGGGAAACTGGGAGCCGTGATTTCACCGCTCGTCCGGCGGATGGCCCGGGAACACGGCGTGGACCTGGGCAACGTTCACGGCTCGGGTGACAGCGGACTGATCATGCGTAGGGACGTTGAAGCGGTCATCCATCCGGCGGCGGAGGTTTCGCTCCCCACCCGCCCCCTCACCTCGCAAGCTCGGTCAGGGAACCCTGCGGTCGTGGCCCCAGGCTCAACCACCGAACGCCCGGAATCTCGACAGGCTCGATCACCGGAGGTTTCGACAGGCTCAACCACCGATCCCCGCACAGGTCTTGGCATTTCCTCCCGGACGCCCGTCAAGGGTGTCCGCAAGGCCGTGGCCGCCACCATGTCCCGCAGCCGTGCGGAGATCCCCGAGGCCACCGTCTGGGTGGACGTGGATGCCACCGCGCTGATGGAACTCCGCGCAGGCCTCAAGAATTCCGATCCGCACACTACGCCGGGACTCCTGGCGTTCATCGCACGTTTTGTCACTGCTGGGTTAAAACGATTCCCGGACCTGAACACCCGCATCGAAACGGCCGACGACGGTGCCCAGGAGATCGTTGGCTTCGCCGGCATCAACCTGGGCTTCGCGGCCCAGACAGACCGCGGGCTGATGGTCCCCTCGATACGCGATGCGGACAAACTCAGTGCCCGTGAACTGGACGTGGAGATCCGCCGGCTCACCGCCGTCGTCCGCGAGGGCAAAGCGACGCCGGAGCAACTGGGCAGCGGCACCTTCACCCTGAACAACTACGGTGTCTTCGGTGTGGACGGTTCCGCGGCCATCATCAACCACCCCGAGGTGGCCATCCTCGGGGTGGGACGCATCATCGACAAGCCGTGGGTGGTGGACGGGAAACTCGCGGTGCGCAAGGTCACCGAACTGACGCTCACCTTCGATCACCGCGTGTGCGACGGCGGCACCGCGGCAGGGTTCCTGCGCTTCGTTGCCGATGCGATTGAGAAGCCTGGGTCGGTACTGGCTGATATTTAG
- a CDS encoding thiamine pyrophosphate-dependent dehydrogenase E1 component subunit alpha: MTISADHPAQDQAQRLPAEDAVSEAVRKFGITVEDYMLPARHQIQMVDPDGRLLAEGEQGTEPGHEYPLPSDAELLAAYEQLVVGRRVNDQNSALVRQGRMAVYPSSHGQEACQVAAALCLSEGDWLFPTYRDAVAVMARGVDPVETMTIFRGDWHSGYDPARHKVGIQCTPLTTQLLHGVGVAHAAKLRGEDTVVLAMCGDGATSEGDFHEALNFAAVFHLPVVFFVQNNKYAISVPLAHQSVAPSLAHKAVGYGMAGERVDGNDVVALLAVLDRAVALARGGSGPLLVEAHTYRMQAHTNADDATRYRQDSEVAEWLAKDPISRMKTYLTGRGLLDDDGAARIAEKAEAVATQLRDGLGEDVPVDPQELFRHVFSVPTPQLKEQSAMLADELAREASTQEAAK, translated from the coding sequence ATGACGATCTCCGCGGACCACCCTGCGCAGGACCAGGCCCAGCGTTTGCCGGCCGAAGATGCCGTATCCGAAGCGGTACGGAAGTTCGGCATCACGGTGGAGGACTACATGCTGCCCGCCCGCCACCAGATCCAGATGGTGGACCCCGACGGACGGCTCCTGGCAGAAGGTGAGCAGGGCACCGAACCCGGCCACGAGTACCCGCTACCCTCCGATGCGGAACTGCTGGCCGCGTACGAGCAGCTCGTCGTCGGCCGCCGCGTGAACGATCAGAACTCGGCGCTGGTCCGGCAGGGCCGCATGGCGGTGTACCCGTCCAGCCATGGCCAGGAAGCCTGCCAGGTGGCGGCGGCACTGTGCCTCTCCGAGGGCGACTGGCTGTTCCCCACCTACCGGGACGCCGTGGCGGTCATGGCCCGGGGCGTTGATCCCGTGGAGACCATGACCATCTTCCGCGGCGACTGGCACAGCGGCTACGATCCGGCCCGGCACAAAGTGGGCATCCAGTGCACGCCGCTCACCACCCAGCTGCTGCACGGCGTAGGTGTGGCGCATGCGGCAAAGCTCCGTGGTGAGGACACCGTGGTCCTGGCGATGTGCGGGGACGGCGCCACCAGCGAGGGTGACTTCCATGAGGCCCTGAACTTCGCCGCCGTGTTCCACCTGCCCGTGGTCTTTTTCGTCCAGAACAACAAGTACGCCATCTCGGTTCCGCTGGCGCACCAGTCCGTGGCGCCGTCGCTCGCCCACAAGGCAGTGGGCTACGGCATGGCCGGCGAACGGGTGGACGGCAACGACGTGGTGGCCCTCCTCGCCGTGCTGGACCGGGCCGTTGCGCTGGCCCGGGGCGGCTCGGGTCCGCTCCTGGTGGAGGCACACACGTACCGGATGCAGGCACACACCAACGCCGACGACGCCACCCGCTACCGGCAGGACAGCGAGGTGGCTGAATGGCTGGCCAAGGATCCCATCAGCCGGATGAAGACCTACCTCACCGGGCGGGGACTGCTGGACGACGACGGCGCCGCGCGGATCGCGGAAAAGGCGGAAGCAGTTGCCACTCAGTTGCGGGACGGCCTGGGCGAGGATGTCCCGGTGGACCCGCAGGAACTCTTCCGGCACGTGTTCTCGGTGCCCACACCACAGCTGAAGGAACAGTCCGCCATGCTGGCCGACGAACTTGCCCGCGAAGCGTCAACCCAGGAGGCGGCGAAATGA
- a CDS encoding alpha-ketoacid dehydrogenase subunit beta, producing the protein MSPTITTSSEANGNVSAATARAAASAASVAEASGPQAVTMAKALNTALADAMHADPSVLVFGEDVGLLGGVFRITDGLTKTFGEQRCFDTPLAESGIVGMAVGMAMNGMRPVVEMQFDAFAYPAFQQIVSHVAKMHNRTRGTVKLPMVIRVPYAGGIGGVEHHCDSSESYYAHTAGLKIFTPATVADSYRMLREAIDSDDPVMFMEPKKLYWSKDLVDLDDLRAQHATNAAAGTSSEGRAAVARPGTDATLIAYGPSVPTALAAAAAAAEEGRSLEVIDVRSIVPFDDETVCASVRKTGRAVVIAEAHGFASVSSEIVARVQERCFHHLAAPIRRVTGFDVPYPAPKLEHYYLPGVDRVLDAVDDLQWEN; encoded by the coding sequence ATGAGTCCCACCATCACCACCTCCTCTGAGGCGAACGGCAACGTCAGCGCGGCAACCGCACGGGCTGCAGCGTCCGCCGCTTCTGTGGCTGAAGCGTCCGGGCCGCAGGCCGTCACCATGGCCAAGGCCCTCAACACGGCATTGGCCGATGCCATGCACGCCGATCCGTCCGTGCTGGTCTTCGGCGAGGACGTGGGCCTCCTGGGCGGGGTCTTCCGCATCACCGACGGCCTCACCAAGACCTTCGGGGAACAGCGCTGCTTCGATACCCCGCTGGCCGAGTCCGGCATTGTGGGCATGGCCGTGGGCATGGCCATGAACGGGATGCGGCCGGTGGTGGAGATGCAGTTTGACGCGTTCGCGTACCCGGCGTTCCAGCAGATCGTCAGCCACGTGGCCAAGATGCACAACCGCACCCGGGGCACCGTGAAACTGCCCATGGTGATCCGGGTTCCCTACGCCGGCGGCATCGGGGGAGTGGAGCACCACTGCGACTCCTCCGAGTCCTACTACGCCCACACCGCGGGCCTGAAAATCTTCACGCCCGCCACCGTGGCCGACTCGTACCGGATGCTCCGCGAAGCCATCGATTCGGATGACCCCGTCATGTTTATGGAACCCAAGAAGCTCTACTGGTCCAAGGACCTGGTGGACCTTGACGATCTCCGGGCGCAGCACGCCACCAACGCCGCAGCCGGGACATCCTCGGAAGGCCGGGCCGCCGTCGCCCGTCCCGGGACCGACGCCACACTCATCGCCTACGGGCCGTCGGTGCCCACGGCGCTGGCGGCGGCCGCTGCCGCTGCGGAGGAGGGGCGCTCGCTGGAAGTCATCGACGTCCGCTCCATTGTGCCCTTCGACGACGAGACCGTATGCGCGTCCGTCCGGAAAACCGGCCGGGCCGTGGTGATCGCCGAAGCGCACGGGTTTGCGTCCGTGTCCTCCGAGATCGTGGCGCGGGTCCAGGAACGCTGCTTCCACCACCTCGCCGCGCCCATCCGCCGCGTGACCGGATTTGACGTCCCGTACCCGGCACCGAAGCTCGAGCACTACTACCTGCCCGGCGTGGACCGTGTCCTCGACGCCGTTGACGACCTCCAGTGGGAGAACTGA